The Tautonia plasticadhaerens nucleotide sequence TATCCAGTGAATTGTAAGTGAAGCGGGATATGCTCGGACCATAGAATCCCCCGGAGGGTCGATCATCCGAGGAGGTCGAGGACGTGCGGTATCTGATCTCGGCCCGGGTCAGGCCGGGCAAGCGGGCCGAACTGCTGACCGCCCTGGAGGACGGCTCCTTCGGCGCCGGCTTCCCCTACGGCGACCTGGGGGCGGTGCTCCGGCGAGGCCGGGTGGACGCCAGCGGGGCGATCCGCTGGGTCGAGGTCTGCTACTGCCGGGAGTCCTACGGGGTCGCCATGGAGGAGGAACTGCCCTACCTGGAAGCGTACCTGACCGACATCGTGGTCGCCGACGCCCGCAGCCCCGCCCGTTGCGAGGGCTACCCGGCCTGCAACGACTGCGACTGCACCCGAAAGGTGCGGTTCGAGGGTAAACCGCTGGTGGAGCACCTCCGGCGTACCGTCGCCGAGTCCGGCGAGGTGAGCGGTGCCGGCCGACCGACCCGCTGGCTGGGCTGGCGGGGCCGGGTGACGCCCGAGGAGGCCGGGCGGAATCGAGCTTCGGGGCGAAATCCGGAGTGACCAGGTGATCGACCCGGATGCCGTCCTTCTGCTCCGGCCCGAGATGCCCTGGCCGCCGACCTCGATCAGTAGTAGAAGGAGACGACCCCGACGCCCCGCTTGCGCGCCGCCTCCAGGCACCTGACGAGGGCGTGCCGGGCCTCCTCGATGTCCTCGTCCTCGGGGAAGGACAGGTCGATGGCCGAGAGCCGCACCAGTTCGCCGTGGACCTCCTCCGAAGTGAGGTGGCTGACCACGGGGAAGTCCTCCGGCGTCGGTATCTCCACCGGCAGCCTCGCCCGCTCCAGCAGGGTCTCCACTTCGAGGTCGTCCAGGGAGCCCAGCAGGTCGTCGTGCGGCAGTTCGGCCCCGAGCCAGCGGCAGAGAAGCTCCAGGGCATAGGCGTACTGGAAGCCGCAGTCCGGTCGGCTGACCCGGCCTTCGATCAGGTCGTCGAGGGCCTGGGCCAGCGTCAGCCTGTCCTCGTCGAACCAGTCGTCGCTGCGCTCGAACTCGTCCCGCTCGGCCTCCTTGATCCGGGCGAGCAACGCACGGTCCTCCGAGCCGAGCGCGGTCCTCAGCCGCTCCAAGTCCACTCCGTAGAGGGTCGTGGAGTATCCCATCCCCGCCTCCCGGGCCGTCGATCGTCGGAGCCCGATTCGAACCCGGCCAACCGTCGGTGGCCGGACGCCGAAGGGCCGAGCATGGCTGAATCGGAAGTCGCCCCCCGGGTCCCTCGTCTACCACAGCCCCGGCACCAGCCGG carries:
- a CDS encoding DUF7691 family protein, whose amino-acid sequence is MGYSTTLYGVDLERLRTALGSEDRALLARIKEAERDEFERSDDWFDEDRLTLAQALDDLIEGRVSRPDCGFQYAYALELLCRWLGAELPHDDLLGSLDDLEVETLLERARLPVEIPTPEDFPVVSHLTSEEVHGELVRLSAIDLSFPEDEDIEEARHALVRCLEAARKRGVGVVSFYY